DNA from Rosa rugosa chromosome 6, drRosRugo1.1, whole genome shotgun sequence:
atgcttttcagcgacattcatagctccaatgagctcatgataCCTTGTGATTCGTCCTGCATTAACATCGAATCGATAGTTCTTAgaaaccatcaatgcagagacggagaaggtagagagagtcttctcaatcaacatcgcatctatgatctctttaccacagaattccattaaggatttaatgcgaagtgcttccgagttatggtcaagaactgacttgaaatcacagaagcggaggctatgccatctcacttctaggtcaggaagcaaggagtcacggacgttgccaaatctttcttcgagtgagacccacagccttctggggtcttcttcattcatacactcgtattggagcgaatcatccatatgacgagtcattaggatgatggctttcgccttatttgcctctaaggctgctctatttgcttccaaagcttgagcttgctcaacagttagcacgtcctggctaggatcgagaatcatatccaggattccatcagccttgagatgctggcggacatcacgaacccacctgtgatatccagagccagttgttcccaatggagcaaagtccaatttgttcaggttactcatcctgaaagagaacaagaaattagggttagtttcggagcaaaataggctaccacgaaaacatataaaatttctgagcgtaatcgcttccaagaaattaggaatttccgagcgtagtcgcttccaagaaattcgattccaagagatattggattagatcgaaacaaagacgtaagtggtcgatcataaattctctacaaactctaagtttggagatctcaacaagctctaagcttggagtgaacacgaacccccacagttcggcttaatttggtctcccctatgatgaagaaaggggggtagaagaagggaggttgcaagtccccgaaaaacaagagaaattgaattaaaaaactaaaaaaaaaacgggaatgtttagtaaaaaataccttgaaataggtcgccggaaaatttggtcggaaaaagtggtcggaaaagtcgccggaagttgccggaaaagtggttgaccgtcgttgacggCGTTGACCAGATGTTGACAAGAGGGTTGACCGGAGGTTGACGTGGCACTGATGCTGACGTGTCAGGATGAGGTGGCGATgtcgctgacgtggcaggctgatGTGGCTGTGCTGACGTGGATGATAATGTGGCTGTGGGTCAGGTGTATCAGTGGGCCGGGTCAGGtcagtgggcttctgggctcttcttctttgggcttgacttcttttttttttttctttctgggctgggcttcctttcttctctttttcttttcttcttttcttcttttctgcaggTTCAATATACGGCTGCTCAGGTGGCCGGTTCACGTCTTTTTAGGCCAGTTTTTGGACTTTTTTCTTCCAGTTCCTGAAACGTCAGATCAATTGGCTTCTgctaccaaaatttggtggaaattggaggtccggaagatggtgaaccggtggaatattttcTGCAAGTTGTATGGGGCTTCCGGTGGCcagttcggtaggtttccggccggttcttgggttgccgccgccggttctggactcctggaatcgagttcttcaaggtgtgaggtggagacagaaaaggcttcaaggttttgtattcggattcaaggttgttagcttcttgaatcagggtttggctatttgtttcagggttagggcttcgtgctgataacgtgttttagagaaactgaaattgagaggaaatcgttgtgtattctcattgataataggggcctctttatatagaggattacaatgcatagagtctgaatcatacaaagaaagataatctctagattcttctaattaaactctattaccactaggtcaagtaacctagagtttgggccaaacacaaattagggttttacttgaacaaaaactattttttcttcatttttgatGCCATATATTAAGCATGCATTAATATTCTCCTTTAAATGCacttattaattatttttttttatagaatttTATAAGATAAATAAGTCAACTAATGAAGGTAATTATTATAATTATCTGTTTATAAGGAATAATTAGTGTTAAGACTTCAATTTGGGGTGGCATGATTGTAAATTTTAGTTTAATTAACTTTTAACTAGTAGGGCCCACCCactatgtgtgtggagagaagttaaaggtAATGGAAAAATTTTCCGTACAACTACCTATATTTTCtgctttttttaatttttttttattttacaatttatCATATCATCCCTATTGATTCATTATAattcatagttttttaataaataaaggttaaattgataaaaaaattcagttttggagagcaagctGAGAGAAGAATTGTATAGTTAGATTAGGATAAAAATGCAAGCCAACCAATAGCTTAACAGCATTTTTCAAAATAATTGGGCGGCCAGGGCCCACTCCGGTCATATATAATTCCGCCATTGCCAGAGACTTGTTGGTCATATTCTCTTATTAAATTAAACACCAGTTTGCAGAGTTGCAAGAGAAATTGGCTTCTTGGTCATATATTATATCACTAATCACCAGGTGAAGCCTCTCAGATTTCCCTATTCATATGAAAACCACATCTAGAGCTAGCTGCCGAGCCTGACCTGAACCTAAAGTAAGCTACGGTTTGGGCGTAAATTAGGAGAGAATTGATGGAAGAGGAAAAGGGTCCAGTTTGTGTAACGGGTGGAACTGGATTCATCGGTTCATGGCTGGTTATGAAGCTTCTGCAAAATGGTTACACTGTTCGAACTACTGTTAGACCTGATCCAGGTACGTGTTTTACTTACTCTCGGACTCTCCGAGATCTGTATATCAGTCTCACTCTTTCCTGCTTTGGATCAAGAATGCAGTAGTAAATGTCATGTTATTAATTGCGTTGTTCAGACACTTCCGAAgagcttaattaattaactttGTAGAGACAGCTGGCCGGTAGTAGTGTAGTACTActcttttattgattttttttttttttttttgagagaaggaCGTCAAGCTTTTATTGATGAACTTAAATCATACAATGGGTAGCAACATAGTTGCTAAGACTAGAGGGAATCTGACCACTCCAAGAAACATCAAGACTAGAATTAAGAGCCAATTTAGCCAACATATGAGCTGCAGAATTAGACTCTCTATACACATGAGTAAAAGATGACCCAGGTAAAGAATCATGAAGAGAAATAATATCCTCTACAATATTACTCTTTTATTGATGaataagcaaaaacaaaaactcttTTATTGATTTTCAAGGTATATAGGGGAATTTTGACTTCCTTTTAGAAACGATTAATGTACATTATTGACCCATTTTGTAACAATTTAAATTCTTAGTGTTGTAATCATTTTAGAATTAGCACAACCATAGCGTGATAAGTTAAAATTATAGTGGAGAATGGGTTAGAATAAAGATACTTATCAAGGATCCGACTATTTCGTCTCTTTTTTTATCAAAGGAGTTCATTGTAATTtgtaacaaaaaattaaaacataCATTTGTCGGTGTTTAATATCGGCCAGAATGCAAGAGAGACATCAGCTACCTCACAAGCCTGCCTAGAGCATCGGAGAAGCTTCACATCTTCAATGGGGATCTGAACCAACCTGAAAGTTTTAATGTAGCAATTGAAGGATGCACCGGGGTCTTCCATGTTGCTCATCCTATGCCTAACAAAGAACTTGATGAAGCATCGGTAACCAAACAATCTGTAGAAGGTACCCTAGGCATATTGAAAGCTTGCCTAAATGCCAAGACTGTGAAAAAGGTTGTTTACACTTCTAGTGCAGCAACTGTTGCTTATAGTGGCAACAACAAAGACATGGCGGATGAGAGTTCATGGAGTGATATAGAGTACCATAGGTCTCTTGGATTATTTAGGAGTTCATCGTATGTGGCTGCTAAGACCAAAACAGAGCAAGCAGTACTGGAATTTGCACAAAAAAATGGATTAGAACTTGTGACTTTGATCCCTCCATTCGTCCTTGGTGGTTTCATCTGCAAAGATCTCCCTGGTTCAGTGGAATTGATCTTATCCATGATATTAGGTAAGTATTAGCATGAACTTTTATTTTTGCAAAAGAACATATTCACATATGTACGTACAGTTGCTTCACAATCTCACAAGTTATGTTGTTTGACGATGTCTAATATATATATCGTCACATAGGCTCGCATGTTGAGTCTTATTGTgcgattttatatatatattaaaagtCACAAAAGCTCGCATATTAAATCTTGCATGCAATGTTGTGGTGCTAAATATGTTACCAAGTCATCAATAGAAAATCATTGATTAATTATTAGACGAATATTGTTTATTGCGAAATGTCTATCAACATATTATGTCACATTGTGAATTTGAACCACTTTATATGTTAGATATCAGATCTTTGACGTTAGAGAGGATGTACCAATGTGTTTTTATTTacatttaattttattttctgcatCCAGGAAAAGCAGATAACTTTACACAACTTCACAAGCTAAGTTTGGTACATGTAGATGATTTGGTTAGTGCGCATATCTTTCTTTTTGAAAATTCTAATGCCAAAGGGAGGTACATTTGCTCTTCAACTCCAACATCAATAGACGAAATGTACCGATTTCTTTATGCAAAATACCCTGAATTTCGCATACCCACAACTCAGTGAGTAATTCCATTCCAATTGTTCTCATCTTCACTCTTCCCATCATTTTAATCTCCGAATCCTCCGATAGATAATAAAACTCTGTTATTAACCTTCCTATTGGCTTGCATGCAGATCACTGAAAGAAGCTTACAAAATTTGTGGTTTCTCATCGAAGAAGCTCCTGAATACTGGATTCACATTTAAGCATGGCCTCGATGACATATTGACTGGAGCATTTCAATCTTGCAGAGAAAAGGGTTTTCTAGAAAGGATCTTTGGCAAAATGGACACATGACTCCATAAAAACATTCTACTCAATTGTCttgtgattcttttttttttttttttttcaagaatgATCTAGTGATTAGACAAATTGACagaagagtttttctattatgacctttaaatttactcacttgacctccatctcttttgaattattgaattacacacacacacacacacacatatctgtTGATGCGGTGTTGGGAGGCATGATCTACAGAGTCGTGGGCTTGGACACTCTGTCCCGATACCTGTCAAGACAGAAATATGTCAGGGAGGCCGGGGTTGCCCGCCTATAACTCTCCGATGTCTAAGACAGTATTTGCTTGTGAGATAAAGACAAAGAAAGGTACAGAGTGGAATAGTGGACTTATTTGATTGGGAAGAATTTTCCCTTTTTATAGGAGATATTGGGCGGTGTATTTGCTCACTCTTCGATGTGGGAGTGTTTTCCCTTATATGTCAAGGGCTGGGTGACTAATGCTTGGTGCATATCTTATAGCATTTGGTGACAATTTCATAGCTTTTAGTGGCTATCGAGCCGTATATTTCCGGTGTTTGTACCTTTGTACACATGTGGTATAAACAATATCCTCTTATAAAATGGCAATTATAGACAATGAATTATAACGAACTAGTATTTTCTTGagctaatttcattttacctccctAACATTTACATGTTAAATTCGTTGTGGCCatgcacttttaatttcatcacatgTACCCTTGTGCTCTCCAATTTAATCAATTATGTccaataatttatttttttgtcaagtACTTTGTAACTTGAAAATGTGGCTCTAATGGGCTCCTTTGTATGATGACGATTCACTAATGTGCAAgcgtgatgaaattagaagtgtaGGGGCACAAATGATTTAGAGTGTAAAGATCagggaggtaaaatgaaatttgcCCTATGTTCTTTATAGACCTCTCAACTAGTTATTTTAACTTTACATTAGAAAGACTCTAAACCTGTGATCTTATGAGTTACGCTCATCCATGGCAACAATCCCTTTCCAATCCAAATGTCACAACCAATGATGCGCAAAAGATTTTTGCACCTACTTTGTCATTAATGGATACACAATTCGTTGTTTCAGAGCTTCCAAACAAGGTATAATTTGAATGTATGAACTTTGCTGCGGATTAAAAAGCTAAAAGACAAAATTCTAGAACCCTTTATTAAGTTCTTAGTCTAAATTTTATTCAAATTTTGGTTGGAGGATGAGAGTTTTTGGGTGGGAGATCGACggtggtttttggttttgtcttttttgttttctgtttttttttcccttcagtTTGGGTTATTAGTTTATTGctgcatttttgttttgttttgtgttctgGGTTATTGCTGCATGTTTCTTAGTTACTTAGATTGAGATTGAGTTAGTATTAATTGTTCATGCTGCTTGGCTGTAGAGGTTTTGTTGTCGATGGTTAGTTCCACTATCTCCAAAGTGGATTATTATATCCTCCTTTTTTTGTTCTGGTTACTATTGCATGTTGCTTAGTGAATTAGAGGGTCATGACCATTTGATTCATGAGTGAAAGTTTTAGAAATTTTTGTTGGGTAAGTTCTTAAGTTTGCatgcaaaaaataataaaaatggaGCTATAGTGAGTGACTTAATGATTAGCAATTTTGTATCTGAATAATATAATCAAGGTTATAATAGAAATTCAAAAGGCGGTCTAGTGAGCaaacttttttatttaaaagtaaaaaagagGTGTAGAGAGTATAAGCTGTCAGATGAGCAAATTTGAAGGTCCCAACAGAAATTCTCTTTACACAAATATATTTTGACTTGCAGTCGAGTAGTTAATGTGTATTCTTAGTTGTTATGTATTCCCAGTTattatataataaaataaaattgataaaaCACTTTTTAATGTTTGTAATAAATTTGTGGGTATCTCTTTGCTGTAGTGATTTTTAACTGACGGCTTATTGACCAGAATATATTTCTAAATGACCAAAACCCAATgtctatgtttttgtttttgtactcTTCAAGGTTATACAATAGAAGAAATGATAATCAATGCATAAAATTAAGCACCAGTGGTCCACAACAAAAAAACCCTAAGGCACCGCCTCCAACCTGTGCGCTGCCACCCAAAACGCCGTCATTTGCCGGCGACAAAAGTACCAAGCAATGCATCAAGGCTGCATCCTTGTCTGGAATTGCAGAGGTATCGTAAACAATGAAACCCAGCGAGCTCTTGTGGATATCGTACTTGCCAAGAAACCCACCCTAATCTTTCTTTCTGAAACCCTTGCACAGAAGACTACCATTGACTCATTAACGCATAGACTGGGATTCAAGGGGAGTTTCTGTGTGCCTCATGAAGAAGAATCGCAGGGACTTGCCATCTTATGGAGTGAGGATACTCATGTCGATGTGCGTAGCCATTCTCCAAACCACATTGATACTGCTATTGGTAAACCTGGTACCGATTTATGGCGATTTACAGGTCTCTATGGGGTCGCTAACAGAGGTGGACGGGATCATACATGGCAAATAATCAAAACCCTAGCTGCACAAAGATGTCCCTTGCCATGGTTGATGGCTGGAGATTTTAACGAGGTGATGTCACGCAAAGACAAGTCAGGCGGACCTCCTCGAGTTCTGGCAGCAATGACTAAGTTCAGAAGAACGATGACGGCCTGTGGTCTCATTGACATGGGTTTTGTAGGCGGCAGATTCACATGGTCCAATAGACATACGAAAGAAAGGTTAGATCGCGGCTTTCAAACAATCCAATGGCGCAACAAATTTCCATATAGTAGGGTTATCACTCTGAGTCCTTCAGATTCGGATCATTGTCCATTGCTTATTGAAGCCTATAGAGAAAAGCAACTCCGCAGGAAAGTCAAGAAACCGTTTCGTTTTGAAGAGTGTTGGTTTGGCAGGGAAGACTGTGTGAACATTATTAAGCAAGAATGGGCAGTGCCTACTACTGGAAATGCGTTACAGCAACTAGGAAGCAAGACAAAGGCTCTTGGTGACAAATTAATGACCTGGCACCGTACTGAGTACAACAAACACCACACTGAGATGGGGCAAATTCAGGAGAAGCTAAATGACCTCATGAGACAACCTCATTCTCCGCAACTTTATGAAGAACAAAGACAGCTCCATGCTCGTTTTAGCCAGTTACTCACCATCCAGGAAACGTATTGGAGGCAAAGATCTCGTGCCTTATGGTTGAAAGAAGGTGACAGAAACACTGCCTACTTCCACAGAAAGGCAAGTAATAGAAAATCTCGAAACACTATTAAGGGTCTTTTGGATGAACATGGGGTTTGGCAGACTGAACCAAGTGAAGTGTAAAGGCTTTTAATGCTTTATTTTCAGAGTATTTTCTCCGCGGAACAGGTTGATGAAGAGGCTATTGAGGCAGTAATTGACTCTACTCCATGCAAAGTGACACAACAGATGAATGAGGCTTTACTACTCCTATACACAGATGAAGAAATTAAGGCAGCCCTTTTCCAGATGCACCCGTCAAAGAGCCCGGGGCCAGATGGGATGTCCCCATTTTTCTACCAAAAGTATTGGCATATTGTCAGTCAGGATGTATGTGTAGCAGTTAGAGGCTTGCTTGAAAAAGGCGAAATGTGGCTCCAGTCAAACTACACATATCTGTGCTTAATACCAAAACTTCAAAACCCGAAAGAGGCCATGCACTTTCGGCCTATAGCTCTCTGCAATGTTATTTACAGAATCAGTTCTAAAGTTGTGGCAAATCGACTTAAGGTGTGGCTTCCTGAGATAGTATCTCCTTTGCAAAGTGCTTATGTTCCAGGTAGATTGATTTCGGACAACACTTTAGTGGCAACTGAAGCAGCACACTTCATGCACAAACTGAGACACCAGGAATCAGGTTTCTTCTCTCTAAAACTTGATATAAGTAAAGCCTATGATAGACTTGATTGGACCTTTATTCATGCTATGCTGACGAAACTAGGTTTTGCTTCCCAATGGGTACAAATCATTATGAAGTGTGTAACATCCGTGGGCTATTCTATTTTGCTTCATGGGGAACCTTCTCCTCTGATTACCCCTACTCGGGGCATTAGACAGGGAGATCCACTATCACCCTATCTATTCATTTTATGTAGTGAAGGCTTGTCAGCTTTAATCTCAAAGGCAGTGCATCAACATAATATTCAGGGTCTTACCATGTGCCCTCAAGCTCCCACATTGCACCAtcttttctttgcagatgacagTTTACTCTTTGGCTCAGCTACAAATGAGGAGTGCTTGCAATACAGAAAAATTTTGAATACTTATGAGAAGGCCTCTGGTCAGAAAGTAAATTTCCAGAAGAGTAGTATTGTCTTCAGTAATAATGTAAATGTTGACAGACAAAGAGAAATGGCTGCTCTACTAGAAGTCAAGTGTGTCACAGAGCATGATAGATACCTGGGTTTACCTATGAGAGTAGGGAAATCCAAGACTGCTATTTTTGAATACATCAAGGAGAAGCTCACTAAGAAACTTGTGAGTTGGAAAGCGAAAATTCTAAGTGCAGCAGGTAAGGAGATCCTCATAAAAGCAATTGCGCAAACCATGCCCTTATATGCCATGAACTGTTACTTGTTACCTAAAAGCCTTTGTGATGATATCCATCAACTGTGTGCCTCATTCTTTTGGGGAGATaccgatgagaaaaagaaaatccattGGAGAAGCTGGGAAAAGCTCTGTTTGACCAAGCCTGAAGGTGGCATGggttttaaaaatatatatgccTACAATCTTGCTATGCTTGCTAAACAGGGATGGAGATTGGTGTCCAACCCACACTCATTGATTGCCAAGCTGTTTAAAGCCCGGTACCACCCCAATAGCTCTTTTTGGGAAGCAGAACTTGGAGACTCTCCATCTTTCTCTTGGAGAAGCATCCTTAATGGAAGGCCAGTCTTAAAAGCGGGAGTACAATGGAGCATTGGTAATGGTTCTCAAGTCAACATCTGGAAAGATAAGTGGATCCCAAACTGCCAACAATTCCTTGTTCATAAACCACCGGATTGTGTTTTTGAACTTGTGTCTGATTTAATTGACTCCAGCACAAGACAATGGATACCCGCTGCCATATATGCCATCTTCCCACCTGTAATTGCTCAACAGGTACTATGTATTCCTCTTAGTAGTAGACATATGGAAGATAAATTGTGTTGGAGCCCGGAAAAGAAGGGTTTCTACTCTGTCAAAACCGCTTATTGGATTGCCAGAACCAAAGTGCTAGAAAATGTGCTTGCTTCCACTTCCCAGGGTAATCCTTTTCAGGAGTTATGGAAAAGGATTTGGCGTGCAAAGGTGCCAGGCAAAGTTAAAATATGCATATGGAGGGCTTGCTCAAATCTGTTACCAACTCGGGCAACCATAAGCACTAAAGGGTATACTGGTGACCTACACTGTCTCTTATGTCCACATCCATATGAAGACGCTGCACACATCTTCTGTAAGTGCCCCACTGCCATTTCCATTTTAGCTGCACCACCTTTTAACTTGGACAGAAGTCTGTTGCCTAGCATAGATTTCAAGGAATGGATGCTTGATCATGCCTTGCATCTTAAGAATGAAGTTTTTGCTAAGCTCCTGATGGTACTTCATGCCATATGGAAGAACAGAAATGACATGTTTTGGCGTAATACTAGCCAACCTGCAAGTAATTTGGTGTTTAGCTCTCTTGCATGGCTCGCAGAGTTTGCTAAAGGAAATTTAACAGAAAACTCAAAGCAACCAAAGAGTAGGCCTATCTGGAAACCGGCGGCTCGAGGTCAATGGAAACTTAATGTTGATGGAAGCTTCGTACCCCAAatacctcatggaggtgttggTGGCATACTGAGAGATGATACAGGGAAGTTCAAAGCTGCTTTCGCATTCCCTATTCAATCAGTTGCCTCAGCAAAGCAGGTCGAACTTTGCGCCATCATGAAAGGCCTTGAAATGGTGAAGGCCCTACAGATTAGTAATGTGGTGATTGAAACGGACTGCCTCGAAGCTGTCTCTGATATTGCAGATAGACACTGCACTCATATTAATGCAGAAGGTCTCATTGATGATATTCGAGGTAACCTTGCCCTGCTGTCCAATGTCATTGTGCAGCATGCCCCCAGATTGTGTAACCAAGTAGCTCACCGTCTAGCCAATGTTGCCTATGAGGCCAGTATGGGTGAATCATGGTTTGATCATCCTCCAGACTATATTCTGGAAGTACTAGAGCATGATTGTAAGAAGCTGGGGTCAGACTGCCCTCCACATTAACTTTATATCTATATAtgctttatttcaaaaaaaaaaatagaagaaatgaTAAATAACTCCTATATGACTAATTACTGTTAAATTAGGTTTATGTTTTATCTTAAATTAGTtcattaatttttaaaatttatgtTAACTTGCTCTACCTAATCCCTGACTTGGTTCTCAATTTTCCCTTCAAGGCATATAGAGGctcagatttgctcacctaagggaaaGTTTTAAGGGACTGCGAGGAACAAAtacatctcaaccacatgtattaaatataaaatcaTAAACTATAACaatttaaaactgtgcatttattttcagccgtcagattcacttgtccctcacagtccttTAAAAATTGTCCCTTAGGTTAGTAGACCTTTATATAGGCTATTGATTTTTTGAGAAGTAAATTAGACAAATtcttttataaaataaaatgagtAGGGCTGGACAAGAACCAAATTCTGGTAAGAAGTCCGACCGACCCACACTAATAATTTGGGtcaaaaaaccgaaccgattacAGGGATAGTGAGGGAGGGCCGGACAAGAACCAAATTCTGGTCAGAAGTCCGACCAACCCACACTAATAATTCAGGTCagaaaaccgaaccgattacAGGGAGGGAGGGGAggagaaatagagagagagagactgagaaaaCTGCATCGCACCGTGAAAAGGTGCAGGTTCGGTTTTGGGTTTGgaaccggggggggggggggggggagagccTGAGAAAACTACACCGTACCAT
Protein-coding regions in this window:
- the LOC133716603 gene encoding uncharacterized protein LOC133716603; the protein is MHQGCILVWNCRGIVNNETQRALVDIVLAKKPTLIFLSETLAQKTTIDSLTHRLGFKGSFCVPHEEESQGLAILWSEDTHVDVRSHSPNHIDTAIGKPGTDLWRFTGLYGVANRGGRDHTWQIIKTLAAQRCPLPWLMAGDFNEVMSRKDKSGGPPRVLAAMTKFRRTMTACGLIDMGFVGGRFTWSNRHTKERLDRGFQTIQWRNKFPYSRVITLSPSDSDHCPLLIEAYREKQLRRKVKKPFRFEECWFGREDCVNIIKQEWAVPTTGNALQQLGSKTKALGDKLMTWHRTEYNKHHTEMGQIQEKLNDLMRQPHSPQLYEEQRQLHARFSQLLTIQETYWRQRSRALWLKEGDRNTAYFHRKSIFSAEQVDEEAIEAVIDSTPCKVTQQMNEALLLLYTDEEIKAALFQMHPSKSPGPDGMSPFFYQKYWHIVSQDVCVAVRGLLEKGEMWLQSNYTYLCLIPKLQNPKEAMHFRPIALCNVIYRISSKVVANRLKVWLPEIVSPLQSAYVPGRLISDNTLVATEAAHFMHKLRHQESGFFSLKLDISKAYDRLDWTFIHAMLTKLGFASQWVQIIMKCVTSVGYSILLHGEPSPLITPTRGIRQGDPLSPYLFILCSEGLSALISKAVHQHNIQGLTMCPQAPTLHHLFFADDSLLFGSATNEECLQYRKILNTYEKASGQKVNFQKSSIVFSNNVNVDRQREMAALLEVKCVTEHDRYLGLPMRVGKSKTAIFEYIKEKLTKKLVSWKAKILSAAGKEILIKAIAQTMPLYAMNCYLLPKSLCDDIHQLCASFFWGDTDEKKKIHWRSWEKLCLTKPEGGMGFKNIYAYNLAMLAKQGWRLVSNPHSLIAKLFKARYHPNSSFWEAELGDSPSFSWRSILNGRPVLKAGVQWSIGNGSQVNIWKDKWIPNCQQFLVHKPPDCVFELVSDLIDSSTRQWIPAAIYAIFPPVIAQQVLCIPLSSRHMEDKLCWSPEKKGFYSVKTAYWIARTKVLENVLASTSQGNPFQELWKRIWRAKVPGKVKICIWRACSNLLPTRATISTKGYTGDLHCLLCPHPYEDAAHIFCKCPTAISILAAPPFNLDRSLLPSIDFKEWMLDHALHLKNEVFAKLLMVLHAIWKNRNDMFWRNTSQPASNLVFSSLAWLAEFAKGNLTENSKQPKSRPIWKPAARGQWKLNVDGSFVPQIPHGGVGGILRDDTGKFKAAFAFPIQSVASAKQVELCAIMKGLEMVKALQISNVVIETDCLEAVSDIADRHCTHINAEGLIDDIRGNLALLSNVIVQHAPRLCNQVAHRLANVAYEASMGESWFDHPPDYILEVLEHDCKKLGSDCPPH
- the LOC133715938 gene encoding vestitone reductase-like — its product is MEEEKGPVCVTGGTGFIGSWLVMKLLQNGYTVRTTVRPDPECKRDISYLTSLPRASEKLHIFNGDLNQPESFNVAIEGCTGVFHVAHPMPNKELDEASVTKQSVEGTLGILKACLNAKTVKKVVYTSSAATVAYSGNNKDMADESSWSDIEYHRSLGLFRSSSYVAAKTKTEQAVLEFAQKNGLELVTLIPPFVLGGFICKDLPGSVELILSMILGKADNFTQLHKLSLVHVDDLVSAHIFLFENSNAKGRYICSSTPTSIDEMYRFLYAKYPEFRIPTTQSLKEAYKICGFSSKKLLNTGFTFKHGLDDILTGAFQSCREKGFLERIFGKMDT